GCCGTGTCGGCTGATGAAGCCGATCGACTTCGCTGCGAAGCAGAGTTTTCCAGTGATTATTTCGTTGCATGGGGCCGGCGGTACGGGGGTCGATAATATGAGGAATTTGAGGGATTGGAATCGGCAATTGGCGGAGAAGAAACGTCGTGAAGAATTTCCAGCCTATGTGGTGGCGCCTCAATCCAAAGGCATGTGGAACGTTGATCATCTGAAGAAAATAAAGTCGTTGATCAAAACACTTCCGCAAGTGGATATGAAAAGGATCTACATTATGGGGCATTCGATGGGTGGGCATGGGGCTTACATTCTCATTCAGATCGATCCGGAATATTTTGCTGCGGCTGCACCTTCGGCAGGGAGTGGGCGCACGCGGACAAAGGATTTTATTGATGCGGCGAAGATCAGTGATCTTCCCATCTGGGCCTTTCATGGTGACAAAGACAGAGTCTGTCCGATTGAAAAAGACCAAAAAGTTTTCGATGAAATCAAGGCGTTAGGCGGCAAGATGAAATTAACGACCTGGGTCGGAGACAAACACGGTGTGTCGGGGAAAATGATTGTTGGGGCCGAGAATGGAAGGACCCAATTGAGCAGCGAACGCTGTGATGCGGAAGCCGATTTTATGACATGGCTGTTTTTGCAGTCACGTTAGGTGAGGTGGAGTTCAAGACCGTTGATCGCGATATTGGTGAGTGGCCTTGGGCCGTGGGGTTTTCCGAATGTATTCTGCTGTTTCCAGGAACGCAGTCTGTGAAATAACAGGTGGTCATTCCGGTCGGCGCAAACGTTTGGGCTATTCCCAGAACAGATCATCAAACCGTATCGCATGAATTTCAGCCTCGCCCTCTAAATCGAATCGAAATGTGACGGGCCTGGATACATATTCATGAAGTTGGAGTGTCGACGGCCAAGTGACGGGTTCTTTGATCTTCCGTCCGCCCTTAAGAGTTTGGCTCGTTGCGAGTAGTTTGCCATCAGCATCAAGGATTGAAACAGTTAAATTACCGGAAGATACATCACAGCTGATTTTCATCTTTTCACTCGGCAGACTTATTTGATGCGACAGGATGTGCCCCTTGTTGCCGGTGTCCTTTAGTTTGTAGGCGGTTTGGACAGCGTTCCTGCTCTCGTCGCTGATATTAAAAGCAGTGGCATTGT
This genomic stretch from Pirellulaceae bacterium harbors:
- a CDS encoding prolyl oligopeptidase family serine peptidase, coding for MKTFVCVSLMLCGGNAVGRERWTDRYEPLVFEGMPCRLMKPIDFAAKQSFPVIISLHGAGGTGVDNMRNLRDWNRQLAEKKRREEFPAYVVAPQSKGMWNVDHLKKIKSLIKTLPQVDMKRIYIMGHSMGGHGAYILIQIDPEYFAAAAPSAGSGRTRTKDFIDAAKISDLPIWAFHGDKDRVCPIEKDQKVFDEIKALGGKMKLTTWVGDKHGVSGKMIVGAENGRTQLSSERCDAEADFMTWLFLQSR